Part of the Paludisphaera borealis genome, CCTGCTTCCTGGCCACGTTGACCGGGGTGGTCGTGTTGATCGTCCTTCTGGGGGCGATCCTGTTCGCCGCGCTCGCCGGCCCGCCGCACCATCCGTGGTACGCCGTCGGGGCCAACATGCGGGAGCTGTTCGCTCTGCTCAGTCGGCTGATCTCCCAGCGGCAGTCGAGCGATCCGGCGATCGCGGGCTACCGGGTCGGCCTGGTGGGGAGCCTCTGGCTGCTGGGGTTGGTGGCCCTGATCGGGATACCGGCCGGGATCGGCGCCGGCGTGTTCCTCGAAGAATACGCGCCGCCGGGGCGGCTCAAGCGGATCGTCCAGACCAACATCGCCAACCTGGCGGGCGTGCCGTCGATCGTGTACGGCATACTCGGCCTGGCGCTGTTCGTCCGGGCCTTCGGCGTCCGGGGGCTGGCGATGGGGCCGTCGCTGGTGGCCGGCGCGTTCACCCTCGGGCTGCTGATCCTGCCGATCATCGTGATCACGACCCAGGAGGCGCTCCGGACCGTGCCGAACTCGCTCCGC contains:
- the pstA gene encoding phosphate ABC transporter permease PstA → MSQGDGDRFRPNRQVRRWLGPIFGTACFLATLTGVVVLIVLLGAILFAALAGPPHHPWYAVGANMRELFALLSRLISQRQSSDPAIAGYRVGLVGSLWLLGLVALIGIPAGIGAGVFLEEYAPPGRLKRIVQTNIANLAGVPSIVYGILGLALFVRAFGVRGLAMGPSLVAGAFTLGLLILPIIVITTQEALRTVPNSLRQAALALGATKWQVVSGHVLPMALPGIMTGTILGLSRAVGETAPLLMVGAAGSILRLPRGPLDRYTALPVEIYNYAKEPNRQFQTIAAGGILILLVLLLSMNAAAILIRNRFRRYR